A stretch of the Uranotaenia lowii strain MFRU-FL chromosome 3, ASM2978415v1, whole genome shotgun sequence genome encodes the following:
- the LOC129752459 gene encoding uncharacterized protein LOC129752459 gives MALLSLLPQYLQMPNLVELDDYNRCLGAEGSDGAIPTYCMTRALIKPDNSSKLRRLIEEFSKDTKRHFNHTLLDRGLCIEDCRKLVESLPLSTREQLIVESPVTRLAPFIGSDVSKATVHDRERFAELANICLNYRLNKTNQLMAYTEVVMCDRSSDTISVGKSVYVSFSLVRNWYRLTTRSQQPLAKDLRFLNAFRFTSMYVVIVGHALLLSMLTPINNTYLFEEMYHQVSFSIISGGTRVTQTFLTMSGLLLAIAVTREAEKQNGSLQCMPW, from the exons ATGGCTTTGCTATCCTTAT TGCCCCAATACCTTCAAATGCCAAACTTGGTGGAACTCGACGACTACAATCGATGTCTGGGAGCTGAAGGTTCAGATGGTGCCATTCCAACCTATTGCATGACCCGGGCACTAATAAAACCGGACAACAGTTCCAAACTTCGGAGATTGATTGAG GAATTCTCCAAAGATACCAAAAGACACTTCAATCACACATTGCTTGATCGAGGTTTATGCATCGAAGACTGTCGAAAGTTAGTCGAATCGTTGCCTTTGTCGACAAGGGAGCAACTGATAGTGGAAAGCCCTGTTACAAGACTGGCG CCATTCATCGGCTCAGACGTATCCAAAGCCACGGTCCATGACAGGGAGCGTTTTGCAGAACTGGCAAACATTTGTCTTAACTATCGCCTTAACAAAACAAATCAGCTGATGGCATACACCGAGGTTGTTATGTGTGACAGAAGCTCTGACACTATAAGTGTTG GCAAAAGTGTTTATGTTTCCTTTTCTTTGGTACGAAATTGGTATCGTTTGACGACGCGATCTCAACAACCGCTGGCAAAGGATCTTCGATTTCTCAACGCGTTCCGATTTACCAGCATGTACGTGGTGATTGTGGGTCATGCCTTGCTACTGAGCATGTTAACTCCGATTAATAACACATACCTTTTTGAAGAG ATGTACCATCAAGTAAGCTTCTCGATTATAAGCGGCGGTACCCGGGTCACTCAAACGTTCCTGACCATGAGTGGCCTCTTACTAGCGATTGCGGTTACCAGAGAGGCCGAAAAACAGAACG GCTCACTCCAATGTATGCCCTGGTGA